One region of Polynucleobacter sp. MWH-Aus1W21 genomic DNA includes:
- a CDS encoding SDR family oxidoreductase yields the protein MKQSGIDHFSGKRVWVIGASSGIGEACAKTLLAQGAKVALSSRRADRLNQIALSGDANQSLVIPLDVTNDQQVYEGYQSILAAWGGIDLLLFVSGVYTPLRADNFDIKIAEKTIDANLLGPMRAVALVTPGMLKAHSGHIAIVGSVAGYSGLPKALAYGPSKAAIINFCENLYYDLLPTGVSVHMISPGFVATEATAQNDFEMPALISAEEAAKEILAGIQKGEFDIHFPKRFSRFLKFLRILPYPIYFWVVRRFVKI from the coding sequence ATGAAACAATCAGGAATAGATCATTTCTCAGGAAAAAGAGTCTGGGTCATTGGCGCGTCTAGCGGCATCGGCGAGGCTTGTGCAAAGACTTTACTTGCTCAAGGCGCAAAGGTAGCACTCTCTAGTCGCAGAGCGGATCGTTTAAATCAAATCGCTCTCAGCGGAGACGCCAATCAAAGCCTCGTTATTCCTCTAGATGTTACGAATGATCAACAAGTCTATGAAGGCTATCAAAGTATTTTGGCGGCCTGGGGCGGCATTGATCTTTTACTTTTTGTTTCTGGCGTATACACGCCACTCAGAGCAGACAATTTCGATATCAAGATTGCTGAGAAAACGATTGATGCTAACCTTTTAGGTCCAATGAGGGCTGTTGCATTAGTGACTCCTGGGATGCTTAAAGCCCACTCAGGACATATTGCTATCGTTGGTAGTGTGGCAGGCTACAGCGGCTTACCAAAAGCCTTGGCCTATGGCCCCAGCAAAGCAGCAATTATCAATTTTTGCGAGAATTTGTATTACGACTTACTACCAACCGGTGTCAGCGTGCATATGATCTCGCCAGGCTTCGTTGCAACTGAAGCCACAGCACAAAATGACTTTGAAATGCCAGCCTTAATTAGCGCAGAGGAAGCAGCTAAAGAAATTTTAGCCGGCATTCAAAAAGGGGAGTTTGATATTCATTTCCCAAAACGATTCTCGAGATTTTTAAAGTTTCTCAGAATCTTGCCATACCCAATCTACTTTTGGGTTGTGCGCCGCTTCGTAAAAATCTAA
- a CDS encoding alpha/beta hydrolase has translation MNSRTKVIHIEGIVGSMEMSIDLPDELKNDPNFAVRGLALVAHPHPLMGGTMDNKVAQTMARAFNQLGYVSVRPNFRGVGGTEGVHDDGVGELEDLLHVTDWMRAPSSWGDFEATANQAWVANANTLPLVVSGFSFGSFVGSHLVQRLSELGRPAERLVMVGSAAGKWTLAQVPADTILIHGELDETIPLIDVLDWARPQELTVQVVPGADHFFHRRLHCIRNIITGAWLGMPDHRK, from the coding sequence ATGAATAGCCGTACAAAAGTAATTCATATTGAAGGTATTGTTGGATCAATGGAGATGTCGATTGACCTTCCGGATGAATTAAAAAACGATCCTAATTTTGCAGTCCGCGGCCTAGCGCTCGTTGCTCATCCACATCCTCTAATGGGTGGAACAATGGATAACAAAGTTGCGCAAACTATGGCGCGTGCATTTAACCAATTGGGTTATGTCAGTGTGCGCCCAAACTTTCGTGGCGTGGGCGGAACTGAAGGTGTACATGATGATGGCGTTGGTGAACTAGAAGATTTACTGCATGTAACTGACTGGATGCGTGCCCCATCGAGCTGGGGTGATTTTGAAGCGACTGCAAATCAAGCTTGGGTGGCGAACGCAAATACTTTGCCATTAGTTGTTTCTGGCTTCTCTTTTGGGAGCTTTGTTGGCAGTCATTTAGTGCAAAGGCTTTCGGAGCTAGGGCGCCCGGCCGAACGCCTTGTGATGGTAGGTAGCGCTGCTGGTAAGTGGACGCTGGCTCAGGTTCCTGCGGATACGATATTAATTCACGGCGAATTGGATGAAACGATCCCGTTAATTGATGTTTTGGATTGGGCGCGTCCACAAGAATTAACGGTGCAGGTAGTTCCTGGCGCCGATCATTTTTTCCACCGTCGCTTACATTGCATTCGTAACATCATTACAGGTGCTTGGCTGGGCATGCCAGATCACCGCAAATAA
- a CDS encoding ferredoxin — MSFSHHLFFCLNQRSNGEDCCDQHNAFALFDYAKKRVKELGLAGPGKIRVNKAGCLDRCADGPVMVVYPQGVWYTMVDVDDVEEIIQSHLVAGRPVERLQLA; from the coding sequence ATGAGTTTTTCACACCACCTATTTTTTTGCTTAAATCAACGCAGTAATGGCGAAGACTGCTGTGATCAGCACAATGCTTTTGCGCTATTTGATTACGCCAAAAAAAGAGTTAAAGAACTTGGACTTGCAGGCCCAGGAAAGATTCGTGTTAACAAGGCAGGATGCTTAGATCGCTGCGCTGATGGTCCTGTCATGGTCGTTTATCCACAAGGTGTTTGGTACACCATGGTTGATGTAGATGATGTTGAAGAAATTATCCAATCACATTTAGTTGCAGGTCGCCCAGTTGAGCGCTTGCAGTTGGCTTAG
- a CDS encoding YbeD family protein, producing MTEEKSLIEYPSLFPIKVMGKTNPEYLPAIIHIAKQFDPTFDGSKVEQRPSKDGNYLGITLPITATSREQLDELYRTLSTHPLVSVVL from the coding sequence ATGACTGAAGAAAAGTCTTTAATTGAGTACCCCTCATTATTTCCAATCAAGGTGATGGGTAAAACAAACCCTGAATATCTCCCGGCGATTATTCACATTGCCAAGCAATTTGATCCTACGTTTGATGGGAGCAAAGTAGAGCAACGCCCATCTAAGGATGGAAATTATCTTGGCATTACTTTGCCAATTACTGCGACTAGTCGTGAGCAGCTGGATGAGCTCTATAGAACCTTATCTACACACCCATTAGTTAGCGTCGTTCTCTAA
- a CDS encoding VanZ family protein, producing the protein MDQKDQRPRKLVWPLQAMPLARAMSLSYALLIVYVTLNPFDFDFHNGISPWAWLDAPLPCFITLFDVAVNILAYIPFGFLVMFATYPRWRNFVALAIAIALSAALALGVETLQSWLPTRIPSQMDWWANVLGGLLGGLLAIPLGPQWLSGSAIRRRFDQWFGLNWAACALFLLFPWSQIYPQSSWLGTGVWGHAIFGSVDWGTLVINHVAQEMVITSLCWLGIALLLSLGLRAKAPQWRILNGLLGLTVLIKILFTALQFGAEFSLNWLTAGALWGMVLGSILLRWALKLEPELKFWLALTCLVGTTIAVNVLPDNPYFILTLRHWHQGRLLHFNELMQWVSVVWLPLALIWMLRGAREFKSKH; encoded by the coding sequence ATGGATCAAAAAGATCAACGACCTCGGAAATTGGTATGGCCTTTGCAGGCTATGCCATTGGCTAGGGCTATGAGCCTAAGTTACGCGCTCCTGATTGTCTATGTGACTCTTAATCCCTTTGATTTTGATTTCCACAATGGAATATCTCCCTGGGCCTGGTTGGATGCCCCCTTACCTTGTTTTATTACTTTGTTTGATGTGGCAGTCAATATTCTTGCCTATATCCCTTTTGGGTTCTTAGTGATGTTTGCTACTTACCCTCGTTGGCGTAATTTTGTAGCCCTTGCTATCGCCATAGCTTTAAGTGCTGCGCTTGCCTTGGGCGTAGAAACTTTGCAGTCCTGGCTACCTACGCGTATTCCCAGCCAGATGGATTGGTGGGCCAATGTATTAGGGGGTTTATTGGGCGGGTTATTAGCCATTCCACTAGGCCCGCAGTGGCTCTCTGGTAGCGCTATTCGCCGTCGTTTTGACCAATGGTTTGGCTTAAATTGGGCTGCATGCGCATTGTTTTTATTGTTTCCGTGGTCGCAGATTTATCCACAAAGCTCTTGGTTGGGGACGGGTGTTTGGGGGCACGCCATATTTGGCTCGGTAGATTGGGGCACTTTGGTGATTAATCATGTTGCTCAGGAGATGGTAATTACATCGCTATGTTGGCTCGGCATTGCCTTATTGCTGTCGCTAGGGTTGCGGGCTAAGGCGCCTCAGTGGCGCATCCTCAACGGACTGCTTGGTTTGACAGTGCTCATCAAGATTTTGTTTACTGCACTTCAGTTTGGCGCTGAGTTTAGTTTAAATTGGCTCACTGCAGGAGCCCTCTGGGGCATGGTTCTGGGTAGCATCCTATTGCGATGGGCACTAAAGTTGGAGCCAGAGCTTAAATTTTGGCTAGCGCTGACCTGTTTAGTGGGCACCACAATAGCGGTCAATGTATTGCCTGACAATCCCTATTTCATTCTGACGCTGCGACATTGGCATCAGGGGCGCTTATTGCACTTTAATGAGCTCATGCAGTGGGTTTCAGTAGTATGGTTACCTCTAGCGCTAATTTGGATGCTTCGCGGTGCTAGGGAATTTAAATCGAAACATTGA
- a CDS encoding biotin--[acetyl-CoA-carboxylase] ligase, translating to MTANCILERVNETRSTNDDLLERWRAGELIDPVARIAHKQTAGKGRAGRSWLANPEDSLCFSLAFPFQRTPAELSGLSLLVGLAVISGIAQACDLSESKLHELGLRLKWPNDLLLNNAKLAGILIEGGQAKAGASTWMIIGIGINLRNAEKIEASLDNGFRASSLSQITDSLPDIEYLWLKLIASLEQHLTEFDLHGFKPCMESWIKWDAYREQAVCISGAGKDAIYGITKGVDESGALLLQQENKTIAIHAGDVSLRIQS from the coding sequence ATGACTGCAAATTGCATACTTGAGCGTGTTAACGAGACCAGATCAACCAATGATGATCTTTTGGAGCGCTGGCGTGCCGGAGAATTAATCGATCCTGTAGCGCGTATTGCTCACAAACAAACTGCAGGCAAAGGAAGGGCGGGTCGTTCATGGCTAGCCAATCCGGAAGATTCTCTTTGCTTCTCCTTAGCCTTTCCGTTTCAAAGAACCCCTGCAGAACTGAGTGGTTTAAGTTTGCTAGTTGGACTAGCTGTCATATCCGGGATTGCACAAGCATGCGACCTCAGCGAATCAAAACTTCACGAATTAGGTCTTCGCTTAAAGTGGCCAAACGATTTGTTACTTAATAACGCCAAACTTGCTGGCATTCTGATTGAAGGTGGTCAAGCAAAAGCCGGTGCTTCAACCTGGATGATTATTGGGATTGGTATCAACTTACGTAATGCAGAAAAAATTGAGGCTAGTTTAGACAATGGATTCAGAGCAAGCTCTCTTAGCCAGATTACAGACTCGCTACCGGATATCGAATACCTTTGGTTGAAATTAATTGCCTCGCTTGAGCAACATCTCACAGAATTCGATCTACATGGATTTAAACCATGCATGGAGTCATGGATTAAGTGGGATGCATATCGAGAGCAAGCTGTTTGCATTTCAGGCGCCGGTAAAGATGCCATATACGGCATTACAAAAGGTGTTGATGAATCCGGAGCATTACTATTGCAACAAGAAAACAAAACGATCGCCATTCATGCGGGTGATGTTTCATTACGGATTCAATCATGA
- the rfaE2 gene encoding D-glycero-beta-D-manno-heptose 1-phosphate adenylyltransferase, translated as MSKLLPPSFEAKVCPPDELAVRLAGLPRPLVFTNGVFDILHRGHASYLAQARALGASLVVGVNSDASVKMLGKGDDRPINTEADRQALLAALESVDMAVLFTEQTPVNLIEKIRPDIYVKGGDYEIDTLAETHLVKSWGGRAVAIPFLYERSTTSLLGKIRS; from the coding sequence ATGAGCAAGTTACTACCACCCTCTTTTGAAGCCAAAGTTTGTCCACCGGATGAGCTTGCGGTTCGCTTAGCAGGCCTACCAAGGCCACTAGTATTTACTAATGGGGTCTTTGATATCCTGCATCGCGGACATGCCAGTTATTTGGCTCAGGCACGTGCTTTAGGCGCTAGTTTGGTAGTGGGTGTAAATTCTGATGCTTCGGTCAAGATGCTGGGCAAAGGCGATGACAGGCCTATTAATACAGAGGCTGATCGTCAGGCTTTGTTGGCTGCGCTGGAAAGTGTTGATATGGCTGTGTTGTTTACCGAACAAACCCCAGTCAACTTAATTGAAAAAATTCGTCCTGATATTTATGTCAAGGGCGGAGATTATGAAATCGACACCTTAGCAGAGACGCATCTTGTAAAGAGTTGGGGCGGTAGGGCAGTTGCCATACCGTTTTTGTATGAGCGCTCCACCACCAGTCTATTGGGCAAGATTCGCTCTTAA
- the lipB gene encoding lipoyl(octanoyl) transferase LipB yields MVALVKQLGLADYASTYEAMQAFTKARTGDTPDEIWVLEHPPVFTLGLAGDAGNLHSPSNQIPLVQVDRGGEITYHGPGQIVVYLLLDLRRLGIFVKELVSRIEQAVIDTLADFGIQAERHPGAPGIYVSQQSGVSPGWIGAKIAALGLKVSKGCSYHGLALNVATDLEAFKRIHPCGYEGLRTVDMQSLGIKDNIETISQRLLQHLQKQLMQS; encoded by the coding sequence ATGGTGGCTTTGGTAAAACAACTTGGATTAGCGGATTACGCATCGACGTATGAGGCAATGCAAGCATTTACAAAGGCGCGTACTGGCGACACGCCTGATGAGATTTGGGTGTTAGAGCATCCCCCTGTATTTACTTTAGGCTTAGCTGGTGATGCGGGAAATTTGCATTCGCCGAGCAATCAAATTCCTCTAGTGCAGGTTGATCGCGGTGGCGAGATTACTTATCACGGTCCAGGCCAAATTGTTGTTTATCTTCTGTTGGATCTCAGGCGTCTTGGAATTTTCGTCAAGGAGCTGGTCTCTCGAATAGAGCAAGCGGTGATTGATACCCTAGCCGATTTCGGTATTCAGGCTGAGAGACATCCAGGCGCCCCAGGAATATACGTCTCCCAGCAGTCAGGGGTGTCTCCAGGATGGATTGGCGCGAAGATTGCAGCCCTAGGCCTTAAAGTGTCTAAAGGCTGCTCCTATCATGGTCTTGCCTTGAATGTAGCAACGGATTTGGAAGCTTTTAAGCGTATCCACCCTTGTGGTTATGAGGGTTTAAGGACAGTTGATATGCAAAGCCTTGGGATCAAGGACAATATAGAAACTATTAGCCAAAGGCTTTTGCAGCACTTACAAAAGCAACTGATGCAATCATGA
- a CDS encoding DUF1365 domain-containing protein has product MAQAKINFGVVKHQRIRPARNAFGYGVFTVLIPMRARKANTNLLEDNGLSDNRWGLCAFFDKDHGLGETNSLAWIEKILADNQVFNIDGEIWLQTFPRVLGYVFNPVSFWICTRANGKVQAVLAEVNNTFGERHCYLLHKDSGEELHSGETLTSKKVFHVSPFCEVRGEYHFRFLFPQDSSSGKNSVYRIELHEDGLPLINTSISGTSRPLSRANIISAMLRYPLMSLGVIFRIHWQALKLWIKGVPFHSKPKPPELEVSR; this is encoded by the coding sequence ATGGCGCAAGCAAAGATCAACTTTGGGGTAGTTAAGCACCAGCGCATTCGGCCAGCTAGAAATGCGTTTGGCTATGGAGTGTTCACCGTCTTAATCCCCATGCGCGCCCGTAAGGCCAATACAAATTTGCTCGAAGATAACGGCCTTAGCGATAACCGCTGGGGGTTATGCGCTTTTTTTGATAAGGACCATGGCCTAGGGGAAACGAATAGCCTTGCTTGGATTGAAAAAATTCTTGCAGACAACCAAGTCTTCAATATTGATGGAGAAATCTGGTTACAAACCTTTCCAAGGGTATTGGGATACGTCTTTAACCCAGTCAGCTTCTGGATCTGCACCCGAGCCAATGGCAAAGTACAGGCAGTGCTTGCTGAGGTAAATAATACTTTTGGTGAACGTCATTGCTACTTACTGCACAAAGATTCGGGCGAAGAGCTGCACTCAGGCGAAACACTTACTAGCAAAAAAGTGTTTCATGTCTCTCCATTTTGTGAAGTAAGAGGCGAATACCATTTCCGCTTCTTGTTTCCACAAGACAGTAGTAGCGGCAAAAACAGTGTTTATCGCATTGAACTCCATGAGGATGGCCTGCCCCTCATCAACACGAGCATTAGCGGCACTAGCCGCCCACTAAGTCGAGCTAATATCATTTCGGCAATGCTCCGCTACCCTTTGATGAGTTTGGGTGTAATTTTCCGTATTCATTGGCAAGCATTGAAATTATGGATAAAAGGTGTACCCTTTCATTCAAAGCCCAAACCACCAGAACTTGAAGTTAGCAGATGA
- a CDS encoding glutathione peroxidase: protein MNWLFGLCALLSGLQIANAASSCSPLLSHTFPRLQDEAPQNLCQYQGKVVLVVNTASFCGFTSQYEGLEKIYAKYKDQGFVVLGFPSNDFGQQEPGSNKDIADFCKNTYDVKFPMFAKSVVSGSNPNPLFKTLIAKTGTTPKWNFYKYLIDRNGNVIDSFGSMTKPTSSSITSQIEKLLGEKAQ from the coding sequence ATGAATTGGCTCTTTGGCTTATGCGCCCTCCTATCCGGACTGCAAATTGCCAATGCCGCAAGCAGCTGCAGCCCACTCCTCTCTCATACCTTCCCCCGTTTACAGGATGAGGCGCCACAGAACCTTTGCCAATATCAAGGCAAAGTTGTTTTGGTAGTGAATACAGCTAGCTTCTGCGGTTTTACCAGTCAATATGAGGGTCTTGAAAAGATTTACGCCAAATATAAAGACCAAGGTTTTGTAGTGCTTGGTTTTCCTTCTAATGATTTTGGGCAACAAGAGCCGGGTAGCAATAAAGATATTGCCGATTTCTGCAAGAATACCTATGACGTGAAATTCCCAATGTTTGCTAAAAGCGTAGTCTCGGGCAGCAACCCTAACCCTTTATTTAAGACGTTGATTGCTAAAACTGGCACAACACCTAAATGGAACTTTTATAAGTACTTGATAGATCGCAATGGTAATGTGATTGACTCTTTCGGAAGCATGACCAAACCAACCAGTAGTAGTATCACCAGTCAAATTGAAAAGCTTTTAGGAGAAAAGGCCCAGTGA
- a CDS encoding type III pantothenate kinase yields the protein MSLYLFFDVGNTRLKWAAVESNQNPSAQQKKLWSYSGSISSKSLQSAEHRKELADYIAKTLPKPDAIGFSCVAGEEAISNLKSLFPQWSDLNWQQLKGDSTFSGMRSLYQDASKLGADRWAALIGARALSTNNTLVVNAGTATTIDLLGSNGVHYGGWILPGLGLMQESLQSKTAQLPLAVREDSQQEFGTTTNEAIIGGCDAAQIGAIHYALLQAKKLNHPVERIWLDGGNAKVLLAQIKKSDLQNWPIEQTEGLVLRGVWAWLLQNL from the coding sequence ATGAGCCTTTATTTATTCTTTGATGTTGGCAATACACGCCTCAAATGGGCGGCTGTGGAATCGAATCAAAATCCAAGCGCTCAACAAAAGAAGTTGTGGTCTTACTCGGGCTCTATTAGTAGTAAGTCTTTGCAGTCAGCAGAGCATCGCAAGGAATTAGCCGACTATATTGCAAAGACACTTCCAAAGCCCGATGCTATTGGCTTTAGCTGTGTAGCCGGGGAAGAGGCCATCTCTAATCTCAAGTCATTATTTCCACAATGGAGTGATTTGAATTGGCAGCAATTAAAAGGTGACAGCACATTCTCGGGGATGCGCAGCCTTTATCAAGATGCTAGCAAGCTCGGTGCTGATCGCTGGGCCGCCCTCATTGGTGCACGTGCCTTATCCACCAATAACACCCTAGTTGTGAATGCCGGCACCGCCACTACGATTGACTTGCTCGGATCTAATGGCGTGCATTACGGCGGGTGGATCTTGCCTGGCCTTGGGCTGATGCAAGAAAGTCTGCAGAGCAAAACTGCACAACTCCCTTTAGCAGTTCGCGAAGACTCTCAACAAGAATTTGGAACTACAACTAATGAAGCCATTATTGGCGGATGTGATGCAGCACAGATTGGCGCTATTCACTACGCATTACTGCAGGCAAAAAAATTAAATCATCCTGTTGAAAGAATTTGGCTTGATGGTGGCAATGCAAAAGTTCTTCTTGCTCAAATAAAAAAATCTGATTTGCAGAATTGGCCGATTGAACAAACTGAGGGCTTAGTACTTCGCGGCGTTTGGGCGTGGCTACTACAAAATCTTTAA
- a CDS encoding cyclopropane-fatty-acyl-phospholipid synthase family protein, whose amino-acid sequence MNRPGQSLLSRLNFSRPQERASSSHKHQISAKALLTLLTQLSSGYLKLILPDGDKKEFGNRSDQLHAEIHILEWSVFKEIMSHGDIGFAESYIQGKWNTPDLKALLELAIRNRTILEKAIYGNWYGSIFYRLKHWLRDNSKTGSRKNIHAHYDLGNAFYTLWLDPTMSYSSAWFSEGDKQGLVDAQRAKIRRILDSLKTKPGDHVLEIGCGWGGVMEESLRTNRAITGLTLSTEQKAFAEKRLLAVQNEIASSPSFEVRLQDYRDCQEKFDGIASVEMFEAVGEKHWPEYFETIAECLKAGGKACIQTIVIAEDLFERYRRNTDFIQQYVFPGGMLPSRESFKASAAKAGLRIEQEFAFGSDYAKTLCLWRDSFNQKLQEVRQLGFDEAFIRLWNFYLMYCAAGFTERNIDVVQFTLSHQPSTASSDALSA is encoded by the coding sequence ATGAATCGCCCAGGACAATCCCTTCTCTCGAGACTGAATTTTTCTCGCCCCCAAGAGCGAGCTAGCTCTTCACATAAGCATCAAATTAGCGCCAAGGCACTTTTAACGCTCTTGACCCAGCTTAGCAGCGGCTACTTGAAATTGATCCTGCCGGATGGAGATAAGAAAGAATTTGGTAATCGCAGCGATCAATTACATGCTGAAATTCATATTCTGGAATGGTCGGTATTTAAAGAAATCATGTCTCATGGAGATATTGGTTTTGCAGAGAGCTATATTCAAGGCAAGTGGAACACGCCCGATCTCAAGGCATTACTTGAGCTAGCCATTCGCAATCGAACTATCTTAGAAAAAGCCATCTACGGTAATTGGTATGGATCTATTTTTTACCGCCTGAAACACTGGTTAAGAGATAACAGCAAAACAGGTAGTCGCAAAAACATTCATGCTCATTACGATCTAGGTAATGCTTTCTATACCTTGTGGCTCGACCCCACTATGAGCTACTCCAGCGCCTGGTTCTCCGAGGGTGATAAGCAAGGGTTAGTTGATGCCCAACGCGCAAAAATTAGGCGAATTTTAGACTCCCTTAAAACAAAACCTGGAGATCATGTCTTAGAAATTGGATGTGGTTGGGGTGGAGTAATGGAAGAATCACTGCGCACTAATAGAGCAATCACAGGCCTCACTTTATCTACAGAACAGAAAGCTTTTGCCGAAAAACGTCTTCTAGCAGTACAAAATGAAATTGCAAGTTCACCTTCATTTGAGGTGCGACTGCAAGACTATCGGGACTGCCAAGAAAAATTTGATGGTATCGCCTCAGTAGAAATGTTTGAAGCAGTCGGTGAAAAGCATTGGCCGGAATATTTTGAAACTATTGCCGAATGCTTAAAAGCTGGTGGCAAAGCTTGCATTCAAACCATTGTTATTGCCGAAGATCTTTTTGAGCGCTATCGACGTAATACTGACTTTATTCAGCAGTACGTCTTTCCAGGTGGTATGTTGCCATCTCGGGAGAGCTTTAAGGCGAGCGCCGCAAAGGCCGGCTTACGAATCGAGCAAGAATTTGCTTTTGGCTCTGACTATGCAAAAACGCTTTGCCTATGGAGGGATAGTTTTAATCAAAAACTCCAGGAAGTCCGTCAACTAGGATTTGACGAGGCCTTTATTCGTCTCTGGAACTTCTACTTAATGTACTGTGCGGCGGGCTTTACAGAGCGCAATATTGATGTAGTGCAATTTACCCTTAGCCACCAACCATCAACAGCATCCTCTGATGCGCTAAGCGCATGA
- a CDS encoding NAD(P)/FAD-dependent oxidoreductase, with protein MSQKRIAIIGAGISGLGCAYALRQHSEFEITLYEAGDHIGGHSNTVDFTYNINGDKVTHGVDTGFLVFNRKTYPRLVRLFEEIQAPVAPSEMSFSVSIDASMKSGSNKKIEWAGNDINSFFGQRSNLLSLSFWRMAYDILRFNRLATQLAQEQIDAGHQYKEPDEKIADFLKRHRFSQSFKENYFLPMIGAIWSCSVEQMLEFPIQTMVRFCHNHGLLQIQNRPQWLTIKGGSREYVKRIVAAIEKHGVTIKRECVLRVNAGHDNGQVEVISQAGSAYFDEVIMACHSDQTLDLVHGIDQQARNILAAIPYQKNRAILHTDPHFLPEAKRCWAAWNYTAKSGDQPNVRQHVSVNYLINRLQPLPGQLKDVQIIVSLNPSEEPDPKLVHQEIHYSHPVFDMSAIQAQKELPLIQGSSSIWYCGAWTGFGFHEDGLRSGELVAEALIESIRQPIKVKQDS; from the coding sequence GTGAGTCAAAAACGAATTGCCATCATTGGCGCAGGTATTTCTGGATTAGGTTGCGCATACGCCCTAAGACAACACTCTGAATTTGAAATTACCTTATATGAAGCTGGTGATCATATAGGCGGTCATAGCAATACAGTAGATTTCACTTACAACATCAACGGGGACAAAGTAACCCATGGTGTTGATACTGGCTTTCTAGTTTTCAATCGCAAAACATATCCTCGCCTAGTTAGACTATTTGAGGAAATTCAAGCTCCCGTAGCCCCTTCAGAGATGTCTTTTTCTGTCTCTATTGATGCCTCTATGAAGTCAGGATCGAATAAAAAGATTGAATGGGCAGGCAACGACATCAACTCTTTTTTCGGTCAGCGCTCCAACCTTCTGTCCCTCTCTTTTTGGCGTATGGCTTATGACATCCTACGCTTTAACCGTTTAGCCACCCAGTTAGCACAAGAGCAAATTGATGCGGGCCATCAATATAAAGAACCAGATGAAAAAATTGCTGATTTTTTAAAACGTCACCGTTTCAGCCAAAGTTTTAAAGAAAATTATTTCTTGCCGATGATTGGCGCAATCTGGTCATGCTCAGTCGAGCAAATGCTTGAGTTCCCAATTCAAACCATGGTGCGCTTTTGTCATAACCATGGTCTTTTACAGATCCAAAATCGCCCACAATGGTTGACTATCAAAGGCGGTTCGCGCGAGTACGTAAAGCGAATTGTTGCTGCAATAGAAAAACATGGTGTAACCATTAAGCGTGAGTGTGTTCTCAGAGTTAATGCAGGTCACGATAACGGTCAAGTCGAGGTTATTAGTCAGGCCGGATCGGCCTATTTTGACGAAGTCATTATGGCTTGTCACAGCGATCAAACACTAGATCTAGTTCACGGCATTGATCAGCAAGCTAGAAATATTTTGGCGGCCATCCCTTATCAAAAGAATCGCGCTATCTTGCATACAGATCCCCACTTCTTGCCCGAGGCAAAACGTTGTTGGGCTGCATGGAACTACACTGCTAAATCTGGTGACCAACCAAATGTAAGGCAACACGTCAGCGTGAACTATTTAATCAATCGCCTGCAACCGCTTCCAGGGCAACTTAAAGACGTGCAAATTATTGTTAGCCTAAACCCTTCTGAAGAGCCAGATCCAAAACTAGTGCATCAAGAAATTCACTATTCGCACCCTGTTTTTGATATGAGCGCAATACAGGCACAGAAAGAACTACCCTTGATTCAGGGTTCATCATCCATTTGGTATTGCGGCGCTTGGACGGGCTTTGGTTTTCATGAGGATGGCTTGCGCTCGGGTGAACTAGTTGCAGAAGCACTCATTGAAAGCATTCGTCAACCTATTAAGGTCAAACAAGATAGTTAA